In a genomic window of Mesoplasma tabanidae:
- the phoU gene encoding phosphate signaling complex protein PhoU: protein MSLNKILDNDIKQLRNMLEDMISETKVQFAETFEVITKNNVEGAALIVEHDKIINDKLNEFTSTALWKIAKQQLVARDLRLAVGGILLAREIEIIADYSKKICIFFSKFKPTKKYTTLILNLFQLVIDMLDSFSELFSNFDTNLVNKVVELESQINKEFEELYSYLVKALKKAETNEEVLEISEAMKQAKNLERAGDHLLTVQEIVSFIRTGRFEETSEIYDNLKTMM from the coding sequence ATGTCATTAAATAAAATTTTAGATAACGATATTAAACAACTAAGAAACATGCTTGAAGATATGATAAGTGAAACTAAAGTTCAATTTGCTGAAACATTTGAGGTTATTACAAAAAATAATGTCGAAGGTGCAGCGTTGATTGTTGAGCACGATAAAATTATTAATGATAAGTTAAACGAATTTACATCAACTGCTCTTTGGAAAATTGCTAAACAACAATTAGTAGCTCGTGATTTAAGACTAGCAGTTGGAGGAATTTTATTAGCAAGGGAAATTGAAATAATAGCTGACTACTCTAAGAAAATATGTATTTTCTTTTCAAAATTTAAACCAACAAAAAAATATACGACATTAATACTTAATCTTTTTCAATTAGTTATTGATATGTTAGATAGTTTTTCAGAATTATTTTCAAATTTTGATACTAACTTAGTTAATAAAGTTGTGGAACTTGAATCTCAAATTAATAAGGAGTTTGAAGAGTTATATTCATATTTAGTAAAAGCACTTAAGAAAGCTGAAACTAATGAAGAAGTATTAGAAATTTCAGAAGCTATGAAACAAGCAAAAAATTTAGAAAGAGCTGGAGATCATTTATTAACAGTTCAAGAAATTGTTTCGTTTATTAGAACAGGAAGATTTGAAGAAACTTCAGAAATATATGACAATTTAAAAACAATGATGTAA
- the ftsY gene encoding signal recognition particle-docking protein FtsY — protein MGFWNKLKEKISGNQSDKQVSEEKVVKSEIVIEKKQPTEKEIAKKQKQKAKKEKAEKAIAKSALDFSKDIKKLSKKYKKMDDDFFDELEEVLIKTDMGMKMVLKISNNIRRKVKNTSEANQFREILAEEIYDIYTDGSKKVEELNFEEGRLNVFMVIGVNGTGKTTSLSKIANYYAEQNKKVLIAAADTFRAGAIEQLEEWVDKRLDNKVDLVKGKKQNQDPASVVFDALEKAKAENYDLLLIDTAGRLQNKVNLMKELEKMHQIVHKFEKKAPHELLLVIDATTGQNGVMQAQEFNEVANVTGIVLTKMDGTSKGGIALSIKDQLNIPVKLVGVGEQVDDIEKFDVDQYVYSLVVGFMEDREEDNE, from the coding sequence ATGGGTTTTTGAAATAAGTTAAAAGAAAAAATATCAGGAAATCAATCAGATAAACAAGTTAGTGAAGAAAAAGTTGTTAAATCAGAAATTGTTATTGAAAAAAAACAACCAACAGAAAAAGAAATAGCTAAAAAACAAAAACAAAAAGCTAAAAAAGAAAAAGCAGAAAAAGCGATTGCAAAATCAGCTTTAGATTTTTCAAAAGACATTAAAAAACTATCTAAAAAATACAAAAAAATGGATGATGATTTTTTTGATGAACTTGAAGAAGTTTTAATTAAAACAGACATGGGAATGAAAATGGTCCTAAAAATTTCAAATAATATAAGAAGAAAAGTTAAAAATACATCTGAAGCAAATCAGTTTAGAGAAATCCTAGCTGAAGAAATATATGACATTTATACTGATGGTTCTAAAAAAGTTGAAGAGTTAAATTTTGAAGAAGGCAGATTAAATGTTTTTATGGTTATTGGTGTAAACGGAACTGGTAAAACAACTTCCTTATCAAAGATAGCAAATTATTATGCTGAGCAAAATAAAAAAGTTCTTATAGCAGCAGCTGATACATTTAGAGCAGGAGCAATTGAACAATTAGAAGAATGAGTTGATAAAAGACTTGATAATAAAGTTGATTTAGTTAAAGGAAAAAAACAAAATCAAGATCCTGCAAGTGTAGTATTTGATGCATTAGAAAAAGCAAAAGCAGAAAATTATGATTTATTACTAATAGATACAGCTGGTAGACTGCAAAATAAAGTTAATTTAATGAAAGAGTTAGAAAAAATGCATCAAATAGTTCATAAGTTTGAAAAAAAGGCTCCGCATGAACTACTACTAGTTATTGATGCTACAACAGGTCAAAATGGAGTTATGCAAGCACAAGAATTTAATGAAGTTGCAAATGTAACAGGTATTGTTCTAACAAAAATGGATGGAACAAGTAAAGGTGGAATAGCATTATCAATTAAAGACCAATTAAACATACCAGTTAAATTAGTTGGAGTTGGAGAACAAGTTGATGATATTGAAAAATTTGATGTTGATCAGTACGTTTATAGTTTAGTAGTTGGTTTTATGGAAGATAGAGAAGAAGATAATGAGTAA